The Luteitalea sp. sequence GGCTTCCGCCGCCGGGTGGCGACTTCGTCTCGGTCTCGGCCGCGAGCGAGCCCATCTTGAAGAAGTTCTTGCCGCCCGGCAGCCGGCTGCACCAGGTGCAGAACTTCACCGAGATGCCACGGTCGGAGCGGGTTCCCGTCGACCGGAACAACAGCCTGATCTACATCGGACGGTTGTCGGCAGAAAAGGGACCACACCTACTCGCAGAATGCGCGCGACGGCTGAGCGCGCCGGTCGTGTTCGTCGGCGCGGGACCGTCGGAGACGGCAGTTCGCAAGCAGTGCCCGTGGGCGGAGGTGACGGGGTGGCTCTCCGCTGTGGAGGTGCGTGATCGCCTGCGCGCGGCCAGGGCGCTCGTGTTCCCCTCGCTGTGGTTCGAGACGCAGGGACTGGTCGTTGCCGAGGCCGCCGCCATGGGCGTGCCCTCCATCGTGCCGGACACGAGCGCCGCGCGCGACTGGGTCACGCATGGCGTGACCGGCCTGTGGTTCAAGGGCGGCAACATCAACGATCTCTGTCGCCAGGTGGCGAGGGTGATGGCGGAGCCGGCGTGCGCCGCACAGATGGGGCAGGCCGCGTATCGCACGTTCTGGTCAGCGCCACCTACGCTCGACCGGCACGTGCGGCGACTGGAAGACGTGTACGGGTCGATCCTCGCGGGGAGAAACGGCGCATGAGCGTACACGACCTCCTCGCCGGAGCGCAGCGGAGACAGGGAGGGGACGCCGGAGACGCACCACAGACGCCGTCGACGGTGTGGCCACAGATCCTCTTCTGGCTGGTGATCGGGGGGCTCATGGCGGCGCGCACCGGTGGGCCCCTCAGGTTCGCGTATCTCGTGGGCGGTGTCGCGGTCGGGTGGCGCCTGCTCCGCACGAGCCCGGTGGCGTATGTGGGCTTTGTGTTGTGGTTGTGGGTCCTGACCGCGTTCGTCCGCCGCGTGTCAGACCTCTACGCGAACTGGCAGGACCCGAGCATGGTGCTCCTGACGCCCTATCTCGTGACAGCGCTCTCGTTCGTGCCGTACATGGGGCGCGTGCTTCGACGAGGCCGCAGCCCCGTCTCCGACCGCCCCCTGGGGCGCGAGGTGTTCATTCTCGCGGCGATGGGGGCGGGCGTCGGCGTGCCGTTCGGGTTCCTGGCGTGGTGGTTCGACGCGTTCTTGGAATCGCTCAATTACTTCACGCCGCTGCTGCTTGGCCTGTATATCGCGACGCAGTCCGATCATTTGCGCGCGATCGAGCGTCGGGTCGTGACCACGTTTCAGCGCGCGGCAATGGTGGCTGGTGCCTACGGCATCTATCAGTACACGACCGCCCCGCCGTGGGACACGAGCTGGATGATCAACGCGGAGATGGGGACCATTGGACTTCCCGAGCCCTTTGGGATACGCGTCTTCAGCACCATGCACAGTCCGGGCGCGCTCGCGCCCTTTCTCGGCATGGCCTTGCTGCTCTGGATCGCCAAACCGCGCGCGCGGGATATTCCGGCCGCGGGCATCGCCGGGGTCACGCTGCTTCTCAGCAACGTGCGCTCGGCGTGGGTGGCGTGTCTGGTCGGCGTGCTGTTCCTGGTGGCCGCGCTCAGACCTGCGCAACGGCTGCGTGTCGGCCTGACGGTTGGCCTGGCCATCGTGCTCGCCGGGCCGCTGTTCGTGACGCCGGAAATGGCGGAACGGTTCGATGCCAGAATCGCGACTTTCGGGCAGCTCGGCGAGGATTCGAGCGCCCGGGCCCGCATTACCGGCCATCAGCTTGCTCTCGACCTCGTCACGAGACGGCCACTCGGTCTGGGCATGGGCCAAATCTCTCGGACGATCGAGAGCTACATCTCGATACGAGACAGCACCATCGTCGCTGCGCTCGTCCAGTTCGGGCTTGTCGGCTCGCTGTTCTACTTCATGGCTCTGTGGTTGGTCTTCATGCAGATATGGAAGTACTACCGGCGGGCGGCGAGTGCTGACAGCGTGGGGTTGGCGTGCGGCGGCCTCGCCCTCCTCGCCATGGCGCCGCTCGGCGTTGTGGCGGCGGGGCCGACCGGCATGCTGTTCTGGCTGGTGGCGGGACTGGCCATTGCAGATCGGCATCTGGCGAGAGTGGGGGTGACGCGAGTCGTGCCGGTGGCACAGCGGGCGTGGCGATCGGCCGTTCCGCCGCACGATCCGGCGCCGGCATAGCGAGGATCTGATGTCCATTCGTGTGCTGCAAATCGGGTGCGTGTGGCCCTCGGAGCGAGCCGGGGGTGGGGACCGTGTCTTCGCGGATCTCGCGAAGTACCTGCCCTCGTCCGGCATCGCCCTGGAAGCGGTCGTGGCGGGCCAGACCGCGCGCGGGGGGGCGCTCGTGGCGAAGCTCGCGAGCTTCGGCGCCGAGACGGATGGCACGCGTGCGCGCTGGCTGGGCGCGCGGCGAGTCATTGCGGAACGCCTGGAGGCCGGTGCTGTGGATCTGGTCGCATCGCACTTTGCCCTCTATGCGTCAGCGGCCCTCGGCCGGCTGCGCCGGCCGCCGCACGTCGTCCATTTTCACGGCCCGTGGGCGGCCGAGTCTCGCGAAGAGGGCGACAGCCGGCTCTCAGCCCTGGCGAAGTGGGCCATCGAGCGCGCCGTCTATCGATCGGCCCGGTGTGTGATTGTTCTGTCCGAGGCGTTCGCCGCGGTCGTGACTCGGGACTACGGTGTGCCATCGGAACGCATTCGGGTCATCCCGGGTGCGGCCGATCTGGAGCGCTTCATGGTCAGCGAGAGTCGGAGCGAAGCCCGGCGTGCGCTGGGATGGCCGAGTGAAGGACGGCTGCTGCTCTCCGTGCGGCGCCTCGTGCATCGTACTGGTGTGGATCGGTTGATTGACGCGATGCGGCGTGTGCGAGCCGCGGTGCCGACCGTGCGGTTGTTCATCGCGGGCACGGGCAGTCTCCGACCTGCGCTCGAAGCGCGTGTCAGCGCTCTCGGCCTGAACGACGCCGTGCAATTCCTCGGATATGTCCCCGATGAGATGCTGCCTCTGGCCTACCGAGCGGCCGATCTCAATGTCATTCCGACGACGGCGCTCGAAGGGTTTGGGCTCACGGCCGTCGAAGCGCTCGCCGCCGGGACGCCGTCATTGGTCACGCCGATCGGCGGACTTCCGGAGATCATCACGCCGCTCTGCGCGGAGCTCGTCTGCCGGTCAGCGGACGTCGACGACATCGCGCGCGGGCTCACTGACGCGTTGTCGGGCCAGGTGGCGGTTCCGAGCGCCGCCGCGTGCCGGTCTTTTGCCGTCGAGCGATTCTCCGCCGAGCTGATGGCCCGCCGCGTGGCCGGTGTCTACCAGGAGCTCTGTGCGTGATCCCATGAGGTCTAGGGT is a genomic window containing:
- a CDS encoding glycosyltransferase — translated: MNIVVATDFAYVNGGASNIALGSAKGLAARGHQVILFSAVGPVAEDLQDVPGLSHVCLDQIDVWRDPNRLRAAARSVWNQAAARHLAEVLAPLDATRTIVHVHSWTKALSSAVVRVAASRGFQVVITLHDFFSVCPNGTFFHYRKGQRCHLRPLSVACVTSNCDANSYGHKLWRVGRQIVQRSLGLPPPGGDFVSVSAASEPILKKFLPPGSRLHQVQNFTEMPRSERVPVDRNNSLIYIGRLSAEKGPHLLAECARRLSAPVVFVGAGPSETAVRKQCPWAEVTGWLSAVEVRDRLRAARALVFPSLWFETQGLVVAEAAAMGVPSIVPDTSAARDWVTHGVTGLWFKGGNINDLCRQVARVMAEPACAAQMGQAAYRTFWSAPPTLDRHVRRLEDVYGSILAGRNGA
- a CDS encoding glycosyltransferase, which encodes MSIRVLQIGCVWPSERAGGGDRVFADLAKYLPSSGIALEAVVAGQTARGGALVAKLASFGAETDGTRARWLGARRVIAERLEAGAVDLVASHFALYASAALGRLRRPPHVVHFHGPWAAESREEGDSRLSALAKWAIERAVYRSARCVIVLSEAFAAVVTRDYGVPSERIRVIPGAADLERFMVSESRSEARRALGWPSEGRLLLSVRRLVHRTGVDRLIDAMRRVRAAVPTVRLFIAGTGSLRPALEARVSALGLNDAVQFLGYVPDEMLPLAYRAADLNVIPTTALEGFGLTAVEALAAGTPSLVTPIGGLPEIITPLCAELVCRSADVDDIARGLTDALSGQVAVPSAAACRSFAVERFSAELMARRVAGVYQELCA